The stretch of DNA CCACATCCGCGAGACGATCGACGCGGAGCACACCGTGGAAGGCGACCTGCGTCGCGAAACCGCGATGAACATCAAGCGTCTGATGGACCTGGGCTGCTACCGCGGCCTGCGTCACCGTAAGGGCCTGCCGGTCCGCGGTCAGCGCACGCACACCAACGCCCGCACCCGCAAGGGCAAGGCCAAGCCCATCGCTGGCAAGAAGAAGTAAGCCTTAACCCGGCTCACCCTCTCTTTTTGTACAGAATACAGGATTTTATCCAATGGCACGTGAACCCCAGCGCCTTCGTAAGCGGGAGCGCAAGAACATCACCAGCGGCATTGCACACGTCAATGCCAGCTTCAACAACACCATGGTCACCATCACCGATGCCCAGGGCAATGCGATCAGCTGGTCGTCTGCCGGCATGATGGGCTTCAAGGGCTCGCGCAAGTCG from Novosphingobium sp. encodes:
- the rpsM gene encoding 30S ribosomal protein S13, which gives rise to MARIAGVNIPTNKRVIIALTYIHGIGAFKAKQIADKLGIDHTRRVQDLSDQEVLHIRETIDAEHTVEGDLRRETAMNIKRLMDLGCYRGLRHRKGLPVRGQRTHTNARTRKGKAKPIAGKKK